One Dromiciops gliroides isolate mDroGli1 chromosome 3, mDroGli1.pri, whole genome shotgun sequence DNA segment encodes these proteins:
- the CEP97 gene encoding centrosomal protein of 97 kDa isoform X3, producing MMGVAKLTQLRVLNLPHNSIGYVEGLKELVHLEWLNLAGNNLKAIDQIINCTALQHLDLSDNNISQIGDISKLASLKTLLLHGNIITSLRMAPACLPRSLAILSLAENEIRDLNEISFLASLSELEQLSIMNNPCVMATPSIPGFDYRPYIVSWCLNLKVLDGYVISQKESLKAEWLYSQGKGRSYRPGQHIQLVQYLATVCPLTSTLGLQTAEDAKLEKILSKQRLHQRQLMCQNQNEESSSSTASETEVAIAPEHSDPAPGGQIVLESEPVIQVNSWVGASAHEDHLYAIKSNLAASVQTARFSRNDLHLEDIQTDEDKLNCSLLSSESTFMPVASGLSPVSPTIELRLHGINLDLEDDGAMIESLKEMKKQDVDKEVEKALWVSKESSVKSANGEGNPETNDRDGMLFCPELATASDVSRDGVSHSHIAFPGTGGFRLSSAQLVHEGALSQIISEELPCRPLPEGSVALDKDSTLFQRMNDAATKLQACWRGFYIRNYHPRAKEVRYEIRLRRMQEHIVCLTEEMRRLKKERDEEHIQKLVQEEAVRFLWNQVRSLQDWQQTVNQHLSSAWQCSVPVSSTLLSSQSSPLFISSQEPSLASASDWFISDAEAPQEKVIPEFPDSGFHSSLAEQVHLQYSFDSEKSSMGGSESSLMGNSLETVRYFKDTDTGDASEEHDEWNKENLNNEQDNSLLEQYLTSVRQLEDADEKTRLEDGIEDDGSLPVTSAPNSYSLSDSAAAANIADNKAAPLQDETSQTPDTCKSDAEVQAHQSECDSAFQVLPVGIAV from the exons ACTCTCCTGCTACATGGAAACATCATCACCTCTCTTAGAATGGCTCCAGCTTGTCTACCTCGAAGCCTTGCTATCCTTTCACTGGCAGAGAATGAAATACGAGACCTAAATGAG ATTTCTTTCTTGGCATCCCTTTCTGAGTTGGAACAGTTGTCAATCATGAACAATCCCTGTGTGATGGCCACACCTTCCATTCCAGGCTTTGACTATCGGCCATACATTGTCAGCTGGTGCTTAAACCTCAAAGTCCTAGATGGATATGTGATTTCTCAAAAGGAAAG tTTGAAAGCTGAGTGGCTTTACAGTCAAGGCAAGGGAAGATCCTATCGACCTGGTCAACATATCCAGCTGGTCCAGTATCTGGCAACTGTTTGTCCTCTTACTTCTACTCTGGGCCTTCAAACTGCGGAGGATGCCAAACTGGAGAAGATACTGAGCAAACAAAG GCTTCACCAGAGGCAGTTGATGTGCCAAAACCAAAATGAAGAGTCTTCATCTTCAACTGCTAGTGAAACAGAGGTAGCCATTGCACCAGAGCACTCGGATCCAGCTCCAGGGGGCCAAATCGTTCTGGAAAGTG AACCTGTCATTCAAGTAAATTCTTGGGTTGGGGCAAGTGCTCATGAAGATCACTTATATGCTATTAAGAGTAACCTGGCAGCCTCAGTACAGACTGCAAGGTTTTCTCGAAATGACCTACACCTAGAAGACATACAGACAGATGAAGACAAGCTGAACTGTAGTCTTCTCTCTTCAGAGTCTACTTTTATGCCTGTTGCTTCAGGATTATCCCCTGTATCTCCTACTATTGAACTGAGATTACATGGTATAAACTTGGACCTGGAAGATGATGGTGCTATGATTGAAtctttgaaagaaatgaaaaaacaggATGTGGACAAGGAAGTAGAAAAGGCTTTGTGGGTTTCAAAAGAAAGTTCTGTTAAATCAGCAAATGGTGAGGGAAACCCAGAGACCAATgacagagatggaatgttgttcTGCCCTGAGCTGGCCACAGCAAGTGATGTCTCAAGGGATGGTGTTAGTCATTCCCACATAGCCTTTCCTGGGACAGGTGGATTCAGGCTTTCCAGTGCACAGCTTGTTCATGAAGGTGCATTGTCTCAGATCATTTCAGAAGAACTTCCCTGCAGGCCTTTACCAGAGGGATCTGTTGCTTTGGACAAAGATTCCACCTTATTTCAAAGAATGAATGATGCAGCCACCAAGCTCCAGGCCTGCTGGAGGGGATTCTACATCAGGAACTACCATCCACGAGCCAAAGAAGTACGCTATGAAATCCGGCTGAGGAGGATGCAAGAGCACATTGTTTGCTTAACGGAAGAAATGAGGAG attgaaaaaggaaagagatgaagagCATATTCAAAAGCTTGTGCAAGAAGAGGCTGTCAGATTCCTTTGGAACCAG GTGAGATCGCTACAAGATTGGCAGCAGACAGTGAACCAGCACCTCAGTTCTGCCTGGCAGTGTAGTGTTCCAGTCTCTAGTACCCTGTTGTCCTCCCAGTCTTCTCCATTATTTATTTCGAGTCAGGAGCCCTCTTTGGCCAGTGCTTCTGACTGGTTCATTTCAGATGCTGAAGCTCCCCAGGAGAAAGTCATCCCTGAATTCCCAGACTCTGGCTTTCACTCCTCCCTTGCAGAACAAGTTCACTTGCAGTATTCCTTTGATTCTGAAAAGAGTTCCATGGGAGGGAGTGAAAGTTCTTTAATGGGAAATTCCTTAGAGACAGTTAGATATTTCAAAGATACAGATACAGGGGATGCCAGTGAAGAGCACGATGAATGGAACAAAGAGAACTTGAATAATGAACAGGATAATAGTCTTCTGGAACAGTATTTAACTTCAGTGCGGCAGCTAGAAGATGCTGATGAGAAGACCAGGCTTGAGGATGGCATAGAAGATGATGGTAGCCTTCCAGTTACTTCAGCCCCAAATTCATATTCTTTGTCTGATTCAGCTGCTGCTGCTAATATAGCTGATAACAAAGCTGCTCCTTTGCAAGATGAAACCAGTCAGACACCAGACACTTGTAAATCAGATGCAGAAGTTCAAGCTCATCAATCAGAATGTGACTCTGCATTTCAGGTGCTGCCCGTTGGCATTGCTGTATAG